Below is a window of Crassostrea angulata isolate pt1a10 unplaced genomic scaffold, ASM2561291v2 HiC_scaffold_160, whole genome shotgun sequence DNA.
TGGGATTCTTCTGTACTCTAAGACTATTACATCGAAAATAGGAGAAATCTGTGGAAATCGGGCACATGTGCTGTAATTGggaaagattttgtttttattgtacatgtacgtacccCTCTGATgcataatttgtatttgatgtatgtgtgtttgagggttttttttttcttcatgtatttgtttatttttcttaaaggaCTGTTTAAGAAATTGACAGCATTACAATGACACAACCAGTACACACAACTGAAACAGTTGTTTACTATTGCATTATAAAGATGGTagcttttcgaaaaatttgtgtggccctgaaaagggccgttttgttttatcaaactgCCACTGCTTGCAGTTTACTTGCTGCTGGTGTACTTGGTGACAGCCTTGGTGCCTTCAGAGACAGCGTGCTTGGCCAATTCACCGGGCAGGAGAAGACGGACTGCAGTCTGGATTTCTCTGCTGGTGATGGTTGAGCGTTTGTTGTAGTGGGCCAGGCGGGAAGCCTCGGCGGCGATTCTCTCGAAGATGTCATTGACGAAAGAATTCATGATGCTCATGGCCTTGCTGGAAACTCCAGTGTCAGGGTGCACCTGCTTCAGGACTTTGTAGATGTAGATAGCGTAGGATTCCCTCCTCCTCCTGCGCTTTTTCTTGTCCCCAGTTCTCTGGGCCTTGGCCTTGGTGGCGGCTTTCTTAGCTCCTTTAGATCCGACTTTGGGTGGCATGTTTACAGATTGCTGGCAAACTGAAACTATGAGTGGCGCTAAGCGAATCGCGGCTTTATATATCACGCGAGGGGGATTGAAGCGAACAGGTAAATTGCGGACGtccttgtaaacattaaattggtCGGTTTGCCCGAGGTGCGTATAAGACAAGCGTAGCGATTGGCGGAACATTTCAATCCGTGGAAGTGTTTAAATAGCGTGGCGCAGCGCATCGTGTGTTATTCGTTGATATCATTTTGTCAGCACCCAACCTACAACTTGAAAATGTCTGGACGTGGTAAAGGAGGTAAAGTGAAGGGAAAGGCAAAGAGCCGATCATCCCGTGCCGGACTTCAGTTCCCCGTGGGTCGTATCCACCGTCTGCTGAGGAAGGGCAACTACGCCGAGAGAGTCGGAGCCGGTGCCCCTGTGTACCTGGCCGCCGTTCTTGAGTACTTGGCCGCTGAAGTGTTGGA
It encodes the following:
- the LOC128169612 gene encoding histone H2B-like, yielding MFRQSLRLSYTHLGQTDQFNVYKDVRNLPVRFNPPRVIYKAAIRLAPLIVSVCQQSVNMPPKVGSKGAKKAATKAKAQRTGDKKKRRRRRESYAIYIYKVLKQVHPDTGVSSKAMSIMNSFVNDIFERIAAEASRLAHYNKRSTITSREIQTAVRLLLPGELAKHAVSEGTKAVTKYTSSK
- the LOC128169615 gene encoding histone H2A-like, giving the protein MSGRGKGGKVKGKAKSRSSRAGLQFPVGRIHRLLRKGNYAERVGAGAPVYLAAVLEYLAAEVLELAGNAARDNKKTRIIPRHLQLAIRNDEELNKLLSGVTIAQGGVLPNIQAVLLPKKTQKPAAK